Below is a genomic region from Shimia isoporae.
GCCGCTCAAAGAGGCGTTCAGTTTTTCCTGCATTTCATTGAGCGCATGACCGGTCCGCAGCTGCATGTTTGCAAGGTTCTCCTGCATCTGGAGCTGCTGTGCGGCGAGTGTATCCGTCATCTTCTGTTGCATCGTCGCAAGGTTCTCGCCCGTGCTGCGCTGCACCTTGGAAAGGTTTTCGTGCATATTCACCTGCACTTCGCCCAAGCGTTGCTCCATCAGCGTGGCGATCTGCCCCTGAGATTGCGCCTGAGCCTGCAGGTTGCCATCAAGATGCGCCTGTCCGGTGGCAAGCTGATCCACCCTCTGCGCCATCTGTCCCATGTGCTGTGCAATCACCGCCTCGGTCCGCTCCGCCCGTTTTTGCGCGGAATTCCGCAGCAACAAAACCAAGAGCAACATCGCCAACCCGACGCCACCGACCACATAAAGTGCCAGTGTCTCCAAATCGACCGAAGCCAGATCCAATTCGTTCATCACGTCCGTCCAAACAGCCGTTCGATGTCGGCCAGTTTCAATTCCACATAGGTCGGTCGTCCATGGTTACACTGACCCGAATGTGGCGTCGCTTCCATTTCGCGCAGAAGGGCGTTCATTTCCTCGGCCCGCATTCGCCGTCCTGAGCGGATAGACCCGTGACAGGCCACGCGGCTCAGGATCGCCTCCAGTTTGGCCTGCACCAACATGCTTTCGCCCTGGTCATCCAGTTCGTCCAGAATATCCAGAACCATTGCGCGCGCATTGACTTCGCCCAGAAGCGCCGGCGTTTCACGCACCGCCACCGCGTCACCGCCAAAGGCCTCTATGGTCAGGCCAAGCTTTGCAAGTTCCTCTGCAACCGACAAAACCCGCGCACAATCGCCTTCGGAGAGCTCAACGATTTCGGGAATAAGCAACGCCTGGGCGGCAACCCCATTCTCGGCCATCTGGCGCTTTAGCTTTTCGTAGACCAACCGTTCGTGTGCGGCGTGTTGATCGACAATCACCATGCCCGTCTCGGTTTGGGCCACAATGTAATTCTCATGCACCTGCGCCCGCGCTGCGCCAAGTGGCAGAGCTTCCGTCTCCGGCTGCATCTGTTCGACAACCGGTTCGACCCGCGCCGAATAGCTCTCCGTGAGATCGGCAAAGCCCTGCGTATCTGCCGCAGGCAAAGGCGCTTGCGCCCGATAGGAAGCCGTGCGCGCGCCAAGCGACGGCCGATCCATCTGATAGACACGCGCCGGTCCGTCGGCCGCGACCGGTTCGGGCCGAAACGCGCCCAATGTGGCGCCTGCCACGGTCGTCGACGCCCGATGCCCGGCCTCAGCGAGGGCGTGGCGCAGCGAAGACACGATCAAGCCCCGCGCCACCCCGGGGTCGCGGAACCGCACCTCGGATTTCGCGGGGTGCACATTCACATCCACCAGATGCGGATCGCAATCGATAAACAAGGCAGCCGCCGGATGCCGATCCCTGCTCAGATAGTCGAAATAGGCCCCGCGCAGCGCACCAACCAAAAGCTTGTCCTTCACCGGACGCCCGTTCACAAAAAGGTATTGCGCCACAGAAGATCCGCGGGAGTAGGTCGGCAGCGCCGCGTAGCCAATCAACCGCAACCCGTCGCGCTCGGCATCGATCCGAAGAGCGTTTTCGGCAAACTCCTTGCCAATAATCTTGGCCAAACGCCCATGCAGGGCATCGAACAAATCGCCTGTTTCGGCTTCCGCGCGGAAGGTGGCTCGCCCTTCGCCACCCCCTGTCACATCACGCAGCGTGAACCCGATGAAAGGCTCGGCCATTGCCAACCGCTTGACCACATCCGTGATCGCCTGCGCCTCGGCGCGATCCGTACGCATGAACTTCAAGCGGGCGGGCGTGGCATAAAACAGATCACGAAGCTCGACGATGGTGCCACCCGAAAGCGCTGCTGGTTTCACCGGCCCCATGACGCTTCCCTCGACCGAGATACATGCCGCGGGTGCCCGCCCGACGCGGGACGTGATCGTC
It encodes:
- the mutL gene encoding DNA mismatch repair endonuclease MutL encodes the protein MPVDNPNISQELPVIRQLDDAAINRIAAGEVVERPASAVKELVENAIDAGSTRIEIAYSDGGKTLIRITDDGCGISEDQLPLALSRHATSKIDGSDLLDIHTFGFRGEALPSLGAVGRLTITSRVGRAPAACISVEGSVMGPVKPAALSGGTIVELRDLFYATPARLKFMRTDRAEAQAITDVVKRLAMAEPFIGFTLRDVTGGGEGRATFRAEAETGDLFDALHGRLAKIIGKEFAENALRIDAERDGLRLIGYAALPTYSRGSSVAQYLFVNGRPVKDKLLVGALRGAYFDYLSRDRHPAAALFIDCDPHLVDVNVHPAKSEVRFRDPGVARGLIVSSLRHALAEAGHRASTTVAGATLGAFRPEPVAADGPARVYQMDRPSLGARTASYRAQAPLPAADTQGFADLTESYSARVEPVVEQMQPETEALPLGAARAQVHENYIVAQTETGMVIVDQHAAHERLVYEKLKRQMAENGVAAQALLIPEIVELSEGDCARVLSVAEELAKLGLTIEAFGGDAVAVRETPALLGEVNARAMVLDILDELDDQGESMLVQAKLEAILSRVACHGSIRSGRRMRAEEMNALLREMEATPHSGQCNHGRPTYVELKLADIERLFGRT